The Astyanax mexicanus isolate ESR-SI-001 chromosome 4, AstMex3_surface, whole genome shotgun sequence genome segment AAAGGGTCTCTTGGGGGGATTTGAGGAGGACGTTCCTTGTTCTCTTCAATTCCAGAGGTTGGTGAAAGTTCGCCTGACCAACGGGCATATTCCCCACCTTGGCTCTTTGGAGGTCTAGGAGGAATTGGGATGCGAGGTGGGATTTGAGGTCTGTCTTCGGACGTATTGAGGACTATCTGGCGATAAATTTCAGGGTTTGGAACGTTGAGGCGCCTCATGCACTCCTGCTGTAGCTCCTGGAAGATTTCCGCCGATTGGGAGAAAGTCCTGGCACGACTTTGCTCTCTGGGCAGGAAAAGATTGTCCTCGATTTGAGGCTTATCCTCATCCGTAGGCGTGCAGTTTGCCCGTGGAGATCCCTGTTGATCGGCGCTGTTGATCGAGCTGACTTCGATGTCGTCTTCGTCTTGCGCTACATCGTCGTACGCCGGGGGAGGAGGGAGCGGCCTGGAATCCCAGTCCACCACTGGCGTCGGGTGGAGTGGGCGAGGTAGAGTTTGGGAGGGACTCTGTGGAGGAGTTCCGTCCAGAAGGTTCTCAGCATCCAGAGAAAGTCTGGCAAGGGTAGGAACATGAGCCTCCACCACAGGGGAGGGGGAAGGGGTAGCTGAGGGGAATTCCTCCCCAAAGTCTATGAGCGAAACCTCCGTAGGAGTCCCGCCTCCGGGGGTTCGAAGCCCGTAAACGGGCTTGGTGGCCAGGACCCAAGCGGACGGCTTGAGTTTGAGGCCCTTCATGCCGGCTTTCTTCAACGAGAGCAGTTTCAGGCTAGAGGACGTCAGGTCGTCGTCTTCAGTAACTGGGTCATACGTTGGCTCtaaagcacacaaaaaaaaaaccagaatGCATAAGTAGTATTTGGACAATTACAGCAAAGTACTTCAACAGAATGATgctaccacccccatgctttacagGTGGAATGGTTGGATTAAAACAATCACTGATTAATATGTCCAAGCAGCCCATTTTGGCTAAACCAGACCAAAAAACAGTCCTCTAAAAGGCTAACTCTTTGTCCtacaaactaaaaatatatatgtttgataTGTTTTAAAGTAAAGGGAAAAGGAAAGTTGTGCAATGAGTAGAGCTGTTGTCCAAATAAAAACTCAATTTCGGAATCCATCTGCATCACATAGACCTGGTTTAGTCATCACTTAGCACTAATTTAGTCCTGGTATATTCCTAGTTTAGACCTGGATTGGACATATTTAGCCCTAGAGTAGGTCTATCTACAGTCTTAGCTTTGGTTTAACCCTAGTTAACCCTAGGCTTAGTCCTTATCTTAGTCCTGACTAATCCTGGTTTATCTTTAGTTTAGATCTGGGTTTGGATATATTTAGCCCTGGATTAGGACTTTGCTCAGTCTTATTCCTGATTTAGTCCTCAGATTTAGCCATGGTTTAACCCTAGTTTAGACCTGGTTCGGAAATATTTAGGCCTGGATTAGGACTGTCTATAGTCCGATTCAGACAATTTAGTTACAGTTGGAATCAAGCCTATTTGGCCTAGGTTTAACCTTAGTTAACTTGGGTTAGACATATTTAGCCCTGCATTAGGACTGTGCTCAGTCTTAGTCCCAAGTTAGTTCTGGGTTAACCTCTAGTTTAGACCTGGGTTGGACATATTTAGCCATTGATTAGTACTATCGACAATCTTAGACTTGGTTTAACCCTAGTTTAGACCAGGAATATACATATTTAGCCATGGATGAGGACTATCTATAGTCTTAGCCCAGGTTTAACCCTAGTTTAGACCTGGATTGGACATATTTAGCCCTGGATTAGTACCATCTACAATCTTAGCCTTGGTTTAACCCTAGTTTAGACCTGGAATAGCCATATTTAGCTGTGGATTAGGATTATCTACAATTTTAGCCCTGGTTTAATCCCAGTTTGGACCTGGGTTGGATATATTTAGCCCTGGATTAGTACCATCTACAGTCTTAACCCTGGTTTAACCCTAGTTTAGACCTGGGAAAACATATTTAGCCATGGATGAAGAGTATCTAGAGTCAAACAATTTAACTACAGCTGGACTCAAGACTACTTAGCCTTGGTTTAACCATAGTTTAGACCTGGGTTGGATATATTTAGCCCATGATTAGTACCATCTACAGTCTTAGCCCTGGTTTAACGCTAGTTTAGATCTAGGTTGGACATTCTTAGTCCTGTTTTAGGCCTATCTACAGTCAGATTCAAACGATTTTTTCACAGCTGGTTCCTGGTTTTGGGTTTAACCAGTCTGTTGGGCTCCGGTCGGGTTCTAGGCCCAATTAAAGCTGCAGAACAGAGGTACTTTAACAGAACAAAAGGAGAGAACTGGACTAATTCACAAGCACACTTACTCTTAAAGAGCAAAGCTGGCTGAGGCGGCCGAGGGGGAGGTTCCTCTAGAGAACAGCATCCAGAAAGAGAGCGACAGCGAGTAAAAAGCAGGGTGCAACCAAGGAAAAGCAGAGAGAAGACGCGTTGAGAAAAGAGAAAGGCTATAGCTGGTTAAAGAAACTAAAGGAAATAAGCAGCGAAAGCATCAGCAGATGTTAAAATACGGGGAAAAGTTAAAGAGGGAACTCACTTTTAGCTCGTCCTGGAAGCTGAGTGGGCCGAGGAGCGTTCAGATCCAGCCCCAGAACATCCGGAGGGTCCATGGGGTTCCCGAGATACAGACTGCAGAGAGCAGAACACagaataacacagatttaatacGATTCCAGGTGGAAAACAATGTACCACAGACAATGCAGGAAGAAAACAGCTGTGGAATATGTGGTGGTGTATAAGAGCTGGTCTCTGCTGGCCTCTAGTGGAGAATGTGGAAGCATGGTGGGTGATGGTTGTAGAGTTTGAGGGCcataaaggagaactctggtgtaaaatgtgacttttgttgtagtaaaacatgataaaaagttcttacctttgatgaatagcacacctccgctctcccacagcgttctgagatccagaaattttaacagtttgtccaaacagcctTCAGACTGTGTGATACGGCGCATAATTTACCCAGATAAATGCGGagtttatgtatatatgtctacgtcattatcagtacagtgatggcggcactctgAGCTAAAtttagtgttataggatgtaaacagtgtttctaataagctttttctgcactttttaagttattaatgcctcgttttaaatgtcagggctctccagattctagcaagaaggtgtggagctactttgagctggataacgttgaaaaaaatttgatttatcagggtaaattatgccccgtatcacccagtctgaagggtgttgggacaaactgttaaaatttctggatctcagaacgctgtgggagaacggaggtgtgctattcatcaaagttaagaacttttatcatgttttactacaacgtCACATTTTACAcatgagttctcctttaattctaAGCAATAGAGATTTAAGTGAGGGCAACCACTCCTATGGTGGACCAATGGTTGAAAAAGTGTCCTTAAAGTACCGTCTAGGTGGTCAAAAAACACTAATTGTCCCATTGGCTGCACTTCTTATCAGGAATACAGTGATTGAGCTCCTGCTGGAGTGCCCATTCTTGCAATAAATTACTATATAGAGCCCTCTAGATCTATAAATGttgataatgtgtcttaatgagtgACTGTCTATCCACTATTGGTGGATATCCGTCCTTTTATTAGGAAGGAGTTCTGTTACTGTATAAGCAATAATACTTTCCAGTAGTAGAGAAGGTAGAAGGCATGAAAAGACGTATAATTCACTCTTGGTAACTTCATTTTCagggccggtcctgatgagtgccagtttcatcattataatgtttttgatggtctttgttgtgactgcacttgaggatactttcaaagtagtCTCTTTGTATTGACGGACTTATTTTTTGTCCTAaagtcatttttctttatttagttgagtagttcttccaataatctggattcgaacattactcaaatagagcttttattcactgtatacctgtaactctacctcttcactactttactttaactgatgctctcaaacactttattaagagacaagaaattcaagtaattaactcttgagttgtatgtaaaatataaaatacatagtttaaatgactttaatattaatctacaatatagaacattttaaaatgatgaaaaaaacactgaatttaaatggTCCAATCTTTTAACTGGTACTTTATTGAAATGTTTAACTAATctgattataattttttaattagttgATTTATCACTGATTATGGAATACACTATTGCATCTCAAAAACTTAtcattaaatatcattgaaaagttactttatttcagtaattcagttaaaaatgtgaaactcatttattatatagatgtattaaacacacagagtgatctattttaagtgtttatttcttttattgttaatgattataaaGCTTAcagctacggtggccgagaaagcccaacgcagtgcaaattgaaaagcgctgcaaaagcacaaaacacatccatcaaaattacaacacaggcacagcaaatagaaaaacgcgctgcaaatagaaccacaacacaacggaagtgagtcacaacacaacggaattttcccgggggaccttaaaagatgctgtaccagctgtatacaaaggacaataagtggcaaacaagcttctgaaaagtaagttatgtttattacctgtgattaccacggttgtgtgcatattattaaaagttctgcttcacaaaacgccttgtttgccacttattgtcctttgtacacatagtgaagtccgagacgttactgaagacgcagcttagctggtacagcatcttttaaggtcccccgggaaaattccgttgtgttgtgactcacttccgttgtgttgtggttctatttgcagcgcgtttttctatttgcagcgtgtttttctagttgctgcgcctgtgttgtaattttgatggatgtgttttgtgcatttgcagcgcttttcaatttgcactgcgttgggctttctcggccaccgtatacagccaatgaaaaatcccaaaaaatcagtgtctcagaaaattaaatatAACATATTAAAGACCGATAGgtgtttttggcagtgtgggcagtgtgggccaagtcctgctggaaaatgaaatctgcatctccattaaagtagTCAGTATcagagggaatcatgaagtgctgtaagattttgtgggaaaacaaaactgcactgactttagacttgataataaaacacagtggatcaacaccagcagatgatcagcatgtctctccaaaccatcactgattggtggaaacttcacactagacctcgagcagtttggactgtgtgtctctccactcttcctccagactctgatcgcttaatttactttaaatgaaatgtaaaatttactgatgatcagtgatggtttggagagtgtGTGGTGTTGGGGTTGCTTACTCGTCTATCCGGTCAGGAAAGCCCCAGCAGCGGTGAGGGTTGGAGTCTCCGTGGCCCGTGTGGATGAAGCTGTTCTTCAGGGGTCGGCTGATGTCGTGGGCTGAGAGGCCGGCGACGGAGGTGACCGTGTTTCGGGGGAACTGCCCGACTTTCAGAGTTCGCTTATTCTGCCCTCGCCACCAATAGTTCTCCgccctgcagaaaaaaaagaaaaatctgtattttaaaatgttctatattgtagattaatactaaagtcatctaaaatatgaagaaaaaacatataaaattatttaattattatataacaaaCCAAAAggtgtttaataatattttagattctttaaaaagtagcacctcttgcttagatagagacagttttgcacatcttggcttttctttagattttctcagtcaggtttatgaggtagagtcacctggaattcaggctttcagttaacagctgtgctgaactcatcaagagttaattacttgaatttcttgtctcttaataaagtgtttgagagcatcagtaaaagtaaagtagtgaagaggtagaattacaggtatacagtgaatagtgaatatttgattaaTGCTCGAATCCATCTTTAGTTTCAGTTGCAAGaaccataaaaaaattataatggtgaaactggcactcatcaggactcatccccaagaaagaaagagcaagagtttcctctgttttaATTTTCTCTATTAATGCTACTAATAGAAATCTATTAATTCACACTTTTTTTAACGTTATGCCTCTTATACAATAAATAGCTACTATCAAACCTTGTAAAGCATTGTAAAACACTGTAAAGCTCACACCAGCAGGTGGAGCTGTGCACCAAACCCCAAACCTTACCTACAAGGACAGCAGCtgaatatttgctttttttttgtagttcaCTTTTTAATTATGCTGTAAATATGATTACAAACTGCAATTTTATAtcatatacactaccagtcaaaagttttagaacacccctatatccccccccccccccctatatttttgccatttaagctatTTAGGTTCAGACCAGTGTACAAAAAGTTGCAGTAAACTGACAGAGCCTTTAAAgaaaacaattttaaataataaaaaaaaataattcattcaataaaaaaagtcatttgttaacgtatatttaaaaaatatattataaaatcatatattgtttaaactgagatttggaaatgcattaaaaaaatcaataaaaaaaaaatcaataacaaaacactaataacactaataattaattaattaataaaaaaaaagttttttgtaaaagtagatttttaaaaactgaaaaaaatcatattaattaaACAGAGTTTtggaaatttattttaaaaaatgtataatttttttataaaaaactaactttctagtcttattttaaagtggtacccaggattcaaaccagcgatctcctgatgatagtggcagcgctttagaccactggaccactcaacgCCCGAAAACGTCCACATTTTCGTTATTTTAGTTATAAATAAAGCCACACCTGCCCTCAATGATGGTGATGACATCATTCATATGGATGAGCAGCTTGTCCGGCTCATCAAAGTCCTGCAAAGCCCTCATGTCGGTGGGCATGGTCTCCACCAGGAACTCCCTCAGGGCCATGAAGGTGGGCCGGTCGTCAGGTTTCTGAGCCCAGCACTGCAGCATGACGTTATAGATGTCCTGAGGACAGTCCTCCGGCTTGGGCAGGCGCTCGCCCTCCTTATCGATCTTATGAAGGATCTGAAACAGAGGAAGATGGTTAAGAGAACGCTTGACATAGATTAAGGCCCATACCCCTCTATTTTGAGCGTGAATTGGCCCGTTTTATAGTTTAAAGATCttggaaaaataattaaaagtatttttttttgtataaaacttctgcttgtcttaattagtgtaatcaacatataatatgaaaatgattcATCTCACATAATGCAACTACCTcctgcaaaaactacaaaaactaaaactaaaataaaattgcaatgttatgtttcaatattatgtaaaactattttttttcattattgttactgatatatgTAAAGTACCTGACTGCCATTGAGGCCCAGCCAAGGTTCCTGCCCATAAGTGCACATCTCCCACAGGGTCACGCCGAACATCCACGTGTCTGTGGCGTGAGAAAACGTGCGCGTCTTCAGACTCTCTGGAGCACACctagaacacacacagaaaaatattttactaaaaaacatttaattaaagaatATTACCTAGATTATCTGGTCCTTTGGAACTGGCCTGTTTTAAAGTGTCCTGTTTTATTGTAcatccacacatacacactgtttaCACACAACCTACAGTACTTACAACCTACAGGACAGAATTTGCACCCCATAAGAGTGGCAATCTACAGGATTTGTAACCTACAGGACAAGACTATCACTCTACAGGACAGGACTTGCACCCTATAAGAGTGGCAATCTACATGAGTTTTACCATACAGGACAGGATTCACAAGACAAGGCCAAGAATCACACCCTACAGGATTTGTACCCAATAAGAGTGTAAGCACCAACACCTAACAGGACAAGACTCTCAACCTACAGGACAGCACTCACGCCTTTCAGGACAAGACTCACACCCTACAGGACAAGACTGTCACCCTACAGGACAGCACTCACACTCTAAAGGATAAGACTTGCACCCTACAGGACAAGACTGTCACCCTACAGGACAGCACTCACACTCTAAAAGATAAGACTTGCACCCTACAGGACAAGACTGTCACCCTACAGGACAGCACTCACACTCTAAAGGATAAGACTTGCACCCTACAGGACAAGACTGTCACCCTACAGGACAGCACTCACACTCTAAAAGATAAGACTTGCACCCTACAGGACAAGACTGTCACCCTACAGGACAGCACTCACACTCTAAAGGATAAGACTTGCACCCTACAGGACAAGACTGTCACCCTACAGGACAAGACTCTCACCCTACAGGACAGCACTCACACTCTAAAGGACAAGACTTGCACCCTACAGGACAAGACTGTCACCCTACAGGACAAGACTGTCACCCTACAGGACAAGACTCTCACCCTACAGGACAGCACTCACACTATAAAGGATAAGACTGTCACCCTACAGGACAAGACTGTCACCCTACAGGACAAGACTGTCACCCTACAGGACATGACTCGCACCCTTACAGGACTTGTACCCAACAAGAGTGGCAATCTAAGAAGTAACACCCAAAAGGACAGGACTCACACCATACAGGACCAGACTCGCACCCTACAGGACAAGACTCGCACCCTTACTGGACAGGACTTGCACCCTACAGGACAGGACTCTCAACCTTACTGGACAGGACTTGCACCCTACAGGACAGGACTCTCAACCTTACTGGACAGGACTCGCACCCTTACATGACTTGTACCCAATAAGAGTGGCAATCTAAGGAGTAACACCCAACAGGACAGGACTCGCTCCATACAGGACAGAACTCACACTGTAAAGGACATGACTTGAACCCTTCAAGACAAGATGCTCACCCTACAGAACAGCACTTTCACCATATGAGAGTAGCAATATACAGGACTTGTACCGTACAGGACAGTACTGACAACCTACAGGACTTGTACCCTATAAGAGTGGCAATCTAAGGACTAATACCTTACAGGACAAAACTCAAAGACTACAGGACAAGACTCGCACCTTACAGGACAGGACTCGCACCCTTACTGGACAGGACTCGCACCCTTACAGGACTTGTACCCAATAAGAGTGGCAATCTAAGGAGTAACACCCAACAGGACAGGACTTGCCCCATGCAGGACAGCACTCACAGTCTAAAGGACAAGACTCTCACCCTACAGGACAAGAAGCGCACCCTACAGAACAGCACTTGCACCATACGAGAGTAGCAATATACAGGACTTGTACTGTACAGGACAGTACTGACAACCTACAGAACTTGTACCGTACAGGACAGTACTCACAACTTGTACTCTTTAAGAGTGACAATCTAAGGACTAATACCTTACAGGACAAGACTCACTACAGGACAAGACTTTACCCTACAGGACATGAGTTGCACCCTACAGGAGAGGAATTGCACCCTACGGGACATAATTCGCAGCCTGCATGATTACAGGACCTACAGGATGCAGATCCTAAAGGACTGGCCAACCTACATAATTGGTCTCCTACATGACTATAGGAATCTATTGGACACAGATCCTACAGGATGCGAAACCTACAAGACAGGCAACCTACAGGACACACAATCTTCATTACAAAACGCACTACCTTTAGTACTTTAATGATCTTCTGGAACGTCTTGGTACTACATAAACCACCTTCAGATGTTTTTAGTTGTTTTCAGAGAGCATTGGCATGAAAAAGATTTGTGTAAAGTACGGATAATTAGAAAGACGTCTCGCTCACCAGGCGAACGGGACTTTGCGGTGCTCCTGCATGACGTAATGGTCGTCGTTCTTGGGCAGCGCCCTCATCAGGCCGAAGTCTCCGATCTTTACCAGCTCGCTGGAGGCCAGCAGGATGTTCCTGGCCGCCAGGTCACGGTGGATGAAGCGCTTGGACTCCAGGTAGGCCATTCCATTAGCTATCTGAATAGCGTACTGACACAGAGTGGAGATCAGGAAGTGACCCTGATTCTTCCTCAAACGATCCAGCAGAGAACCCAGAGGAGCCAACTCCGTCACCTGGGGAGAGACAGCGAGACTCAAACTACAGGACTTATAACCTTACAGGACATGTAACCTACAGTACAGGACTCGCAACCTACAGAAGAGGACTCACATCCTTTGGCACATGTAACCTAAAGAATAGGACATTCAATCGATCAGTCAGAGCTTGCAACCTACAAGACGTAATTTACAGAAAAGGACTTATCACTTTACAGGACATGTAACCTACAGGACAAGACTCATAAACCACAAGTCTCGCAACCTTACAGCACATGTAACCAACAAGATAAGACTCATCATATAGGACAAGACTCGCAACTTTACAAAACATGCAATCTCACAACTCACAACCTACAGGACAGGACTCACAACTTTTAGGACATGCAACCCACAGAAGAGGACTCAACATACAGGACAGGGCACGAAAACCTACAGGACATGGAACCTACAGGAAAGGACTCACACCCTGCAGGACTCGCAACTTACAGGATAGGACTTGCAACCTTAAAATACATATAACCTACAGGGCAGCACTCATAACCTTACAAGACATGTAACCTACAGGACTCGCAACCTACAGGTCAAGACTCAACCTACAGGACAGGACTTGCAACCTGACAGGACATGCAATCTACAGGAAAGAACTCAAAATAAAGGACAGGGCTCGCAAACCTAAAGGACAATTAACCTACAAGATAGGACTAACCTTTCAGGACAGGTAACCTACAGGGCAGCACTCACAACCTACAAGACTCACAACTTAGAGGAAAAGACTCGCAACCTTATACGACATGCAACCTACAGAAGAGAACTCAACATAAAGGACAGGGCTCGCAAACCTACAGGACATGTAACCTACAGGATTCACAACCTACAGGATACACAACTTACAGGACAGAACTTGCAACCTAACAGGacaggtaacctgcaggactgGACTCAACCTTACAGGACATGTAGCCTAAAGGACAGGACTCCACCTTACAGGGCATGCAACCAACAGGATAGCACTCACAACCTTACAGGGCATGTAACCTACAGGATAGCACTCACAACCTTACAGGACATGTAACCTACAGGACAGGACTCACAACCTAGAGGACTTGCAACTTACAGGACAGGACATGCAATCCACAGGACAGTAGTCACAACCCTACATGACCTGTAACCTACAGGACAGGACTCACAAGCTACAGGACATGTAACCTACAGGACAGAACTTACAACCTACAGCAAAAGACTCATAACCTTATAGGACATGCAACCTACAGAAGAGAACTCAACATATACAGGACAAATAACCTACAGGACTCATAACCTACAGGACTTGCAATTTACAGGACAGTataataatctctgttttatctgaTTATACTGATCTTCACATGCATTTATTTACCATCTTCATGGGGTGCGTGAGGACGACTCCGTACAGGCGGATGAGGTTCTGGTGGTCCAGAGAGTGCATGGCGTTGACCTCGCGGATGAAATCGTCCAGAGCGTCCGGCTGATTCAACACATCCGTCTTCAGACACTTCACAGCTACATTCAGCTGGAGAGAGATCGAGATCAAGATAGTTAAAACTGCAATAACTTTTAGATTAAAGACAATAAAATCTTCATTCTTCATCTTCATATCCTTTCTTTGCTTGCAGTTGTGGTTGTTAGGTCACAACCATAAACCCAGTAAGAAAAGCAATTCTACATCAgcgcataaaagtgtcagagcccttaaatggctcattctgaaagggactgaaattgttaagaacagagctggtgaaatctttatttttatgagaGAATGAATTTGTGCAAAAAACTTAATGAACATGTAACAAAATGCTAGAAACATAAGtggtactaataataaacagctGCAAAATGAGAAATTTGCAACTAACCAATGTAACTACAGATAAAAGGCAAATTTTAATGAATAGAGCTTTACCAATCTACAAGAAACTTCTCCTAAAAATTGTGGAAATAATTCTGAAAAATGTTCTTTAACGTAAAATTGTGAAGACTTTTTATATCCAAgcatctacagtacataatatcataaaaaaaaattctggtggatgctggtgatctttgggccctcaggtggctcTGCATTAAAAACAGTCTGTACTTATATATGTGtattggaaatcactgcatgggttcAGGAACACTTTTAAATACtgaacacaataaacacaaatgCAGGTTAAACTCGTAAAATCATGCAAggaaataccgtatttttccaacttttccaAGATTAAAAGTCGCACTTCCAATTAATGTAAAtctacattaatgttaatctggAGGTttatctacacacatttctctcctaaaaaaagtGAGTAAAGGTGAATAAAATGCTTCTGTTTCTTTTACAGTaagcattaaggctgggtgcagcagcattagcattagccgctaaccacagcagaGCTAGGAGTTCGTAAAcgccgcccgacagcactacactaaggaaccctgagtgttgtggtaacccagggcgctcgttatcagctagcggttcatcctacgtagcttgttttaacacagcagtCCAATAAACTTGTCTCTGAACGAaagggcaaaagagctagcgcttagcacggttagcggctaatgctaatgctaacgctaatgctgctgcacccagcttcagtgctggagaaacttcactgaaactcctgtataactctgtacttcagtggagtggcttt includes the following:
- the tnk2b gene encoding tyrosine kinase, non-receptor, 2b isoform X1; the protein is MGDTAEYQRLPSECDEDEVLDEKLGSSMQCDEGTEWLLELLMEVQLQQYFLRIRDDLNVTRLSHFDYVKNEDLEKIGMGRPGQRRLWEAVKKRKAMCKRKSWMSKVFSGKRPEGDFQPQPASTFRKLSPTPPADEQPQALTCLISEKELELCEKLGDGSFGVVKRGEWFTPNGKVLNVAVKCLKTDVLNQPDALDDFIREVNAMHSLDHQNLIRLYGVVLTHPMKMVTELAPLGSLLDRLRKNQGHFLISTLCQYAIQIANGMAYLESKRFIHRDLAARNILLASSELVKIGDFGLMRALPKNDDHYVMQEHRKVPFAWCAPESLKTRTFSHATDTWMFGVTLWEMCTYGQEPWLGLNGSQILHKIDKEGERLPKPEDCPQDIYNVMLQCWAQKPDDRPTFMALREFLVETMPTDMRALQDFDEPDKLLIHMNDVITIIEGRAENYWWRGQNKRTLKVGQFPRNTVTSVAGLSAHDISRPLKNSFIHTGHGDSNPHRCWGFPDRIDDLYLGNPMDPPDVLGLDLNAPRPTQLPGRAKKEPPPRPPQPALLFKKPTYDPVTEDDDLTSSSLKLLSLKKAGMKGLKLKPSAWVLATKPVYGLRTPGGGTPTEVSLIDFGEEFPSATPSPSPVVEAHVPTLARLSLDAENLLDGTPPQSPSQTLPRPLHPTPVVDWDSRPLPPPPAYDDVAQDEDDIEVSSINSADQQGSPRANCTPTDEDKPQIEDNLFLPREQSRARTFSQSAEIFQELQQECMRRLNVPNPEIYRQIVLNTSEDRPQIPPRIPIPPRPPKSQGGEYARWSGELSPTSGIEENKERPPQIPPRDPLSQPGSRTPSPMGLHVGSHCSPASIYGSSYLSSSPGKLMPTTQSFASDPKYAAPKVILAQGKDKEATKGPCILPIVRDGKKVSNTHYYLLPERPTYLDRYDKFLKESETAEERRTPNTATVRPMVHQPPQQQLHQHQQGELKSNFSSNNNSTLTGSLSRTPGMKNSMSLPRATTDGSVTRVEGTCTPDRVKLVQEAVHGVTIEECQTALQNHSWNVQKAVHYLKVEQLFCLGLKTRVECHKILEMYDWNLELASTQLLDSYGSVKQRR
- the tnk2b gene encoding tyrosine kinase, non-receptor, 2b isoform X4; its protein translation is MRRFNKLKKSFPFLAHFHVYRKLGSSMQCDEGTEWLLELLMEVQLQQYFLRIRDDLNVTRLSHFDYVKNEDLEKIGMGRPGQRRLWEAVKKRKAMCKRKSWMSKVFSGKRPEGDFQPQPASTFRKLSPTPPADEQPQALTCLISEKELELCEKLGDGSFGVVKRGEWFTPNGKVLNVAVKCLKTDVLNQPDALDDFIREVNAMHSLDHQNLIRLYGVVLTHPMKMVTELAPLGSLLDRLRKNQGHFLISTLCQYAIQIANGMAYLESKRFIHRDLAARNILLASSELVKIGDFGLMRALPKNDDHYVMQEHRKVPFAWCAPESLKTRTFSHATDTWMFGVTLWEMCTYGQEPWLGLNGSQILHKIDKEGERLPKPEDCPQDIYNVMLQCWAQKPDDRPTFMALREFLVETMPTDMRALQDFDEPDKLLIHMNDVITIIEGRAENYWWRGQNKRTLKVGQFPRNTVTSVAGLSAHDISRPLKNSFIHTGHGDSNPHRCWGFPDRIDDLYLGNPMDPPDVLGLDLNAPRPTQLPGRAKKPTYDPVTEDDDLTSSSLKLLSLKKAGMKGLKLKPSAWVLATKPVYGLRTPGGGTPTEVSLIDFGEEFPSATPSPSPVVEAHVPTLARLSLDAENLLDGTPPQSPSQTLPRPLHPTPVVDWDSRPLPPPPAYDDVAQDEDDIEVSSINSADQQGSPRANCTPTDEDKPQIEDNLFLPREQSRARTFSQSAEIFQELQQECMRRLNVPNPEIYRQIVLNTSEDRPQIPPRIPIPPRPPKSQGGEYARWSGELSPTSGIEENKERPPQIPPRDPLSQPGSRTPSPMGLHVGSHCSPASIYGSSYLSSSPGKLMPTTQSFASDPKYAAPKVILAQGKDKEATKGPCILPIVRDGKKVSNTHYYLLPERPTYLDRYDKFLKESETAEERRTPNTATVRPMVHQPPQQQLHQHQQGELKSNFSSNNNSTLTGSLSRTPGMKNSMSLPRATTDGSVTRVEGTCTPDRVKLVQEAVHGVTIEECQTALQNHSWNVQKAVHYLKVEQLFCLGLKTRVECHKILEMYDWNLELASTQLLDSYGSVKQRR